From a single Hippoglossus stenolepis isolate QCI-W04-F060 chromosome 2, HSTE1.2, whole genome shotgun sequence genomic region:
- the parn gene encoding poly(A)-specific ribonuclease PARN, which translates to MELTRRNYKGCLKTVYSAIEEADFLAIDGEFSGISDGPNVSALTNGLDTPEGRYAKLKKHSMDFLLFQFGLCAFKYDQAKSKYIIKPFNFYVFPKPFNRTSPDIKFICQSSSIDFLASQGFDFNKVFCDGIPYLNQEEEAQLREQTEERRNQQANGLGTPSFISPSSKGPAHVPDEHKDFINRVIEKVEALFTNSEKTVNLQPCTGFQRKLIYQTLNWKFPKGLHVETVETEKKERFIQICRVDDEERKRREQQKLEREQEELNDAVGFSRVIHAISKSGKLVVGHNMLLDVMHTIHQFYCPLPEDLQDFKEVTMCVFPRLMDTKLMASTQPFKDLITNTSLAELEKQLKMTPFKSPQVETAEGYPSYDTAQEQLHEAGYDAYITGLCFISMANYLGSFLTPPKPFISPRSKLIEPFHNKLFLMRIIDIPYLNITGPDLQPKRDHVLHVSFPKEWKTSDLYQLFSAFGNIQVSWIDDTSAFVSLSQTDQVQIAMNTSRYAESYRIQTYAEYIQLKEKDKVRHSTKSWGEDGWVKHHYTSSATSGFGYSRGLRKRSISPVQGEQGIGELVITDGWSHYSYPDSMGSKKMKTDDANTDAVESKTSEGWLKTTDASDLAGLSLLPDEDEQQDEEGSPEGPDPVSDAEGTVTWQQAPAANARKGQKKKKAEAAESSTSLFDVPDVW; encoded by the exons ATGGAGCTGACACGCAGAA ATTACAAGGGCTGCCTGAAGACGGTGTACAGCGCCATAGAGGAGGCGGACTTTCTGGCCATCGATGGGGAGTTTTCAG GGATAAGCGACGGTCCCAATGTCAGTGCGCTGACCAACGGACTGGACACCCCGGAGGGCCGGTACGCCAAGCTCAAAAAG CACTCCATGGACTTTCTGCTGTTCCAGTTTGGATTATGCGCGTTCAAGTACGACCAGGCAAAGTCAAA GTATATCATAAAGCCTTTTAATTTCTATGTATTCCCGAAACCATTCAACAGGACGTCCCCCGACATAAAGTTCATCTGTCAA agTTCCAGCATCGACTTCCTGGCCAGTCAGGGATTTGACTTCAACAAGGTGTTCTGTGATG GAATCCCATACCTGAACCAAGAGGAGGAGGCCCAGCTGAgggagcagacagaggagaggaggaaccAGCAAGCTAACGGCCTTGGGACCCCATCCTTCATCTCCCCATCGTCCAAAGGCCCCGCACACGTACcggatgaacataaagacttCATCAACAGGGTGAT AGAGAAAGTTGAGGCCCTCTTCACTAACTCGGAGAAGACTGTTAACTTGCAGCCATGCACAGG GTTTCAGAGAAAGCTGATCTACCAGACCCTGAACTGGAA GTTTCCCAAGGGGCTTCATGTGGAAACCGTGGAAACGGAAAAG AAGGAGCGATTCATCCAGATCTGCAGAGTAGATgacgaggagaggaagaggagggagcagcagaAACTGGAGAGGGAGCAG GAGGAGCTAAATGATGCTGTTGGATTCTCCAGGGTCATCCACGCCATCTCTAAATCT GGTAAACTCGTGGTCGGCCACAACATGCTCTTGGATGTGATGCACACCATCCACCAGTTCTACTGCCCTCTTCCGGAG GATCTTCAAGACTTTAAAGAGGTCACAATGTGTGTCTTCCCAAG ACTAATGGACACAAAGCTGATGGCTTCTACTCAGCCTTTTAAG GACCTGATCACTAACACCTCTCTGGCAGAGCTGGAGAAGCAGCTGAAGatgacccccttcaagtcacCGCAAGTTG AAACCGCAGAGGGGTACCCCAGTTACGACACAGCCCAGGAGCAGCTCCACGAGGCGGGGTACGACGCCTACATCACTGGGCTCTGTTTCATCTCCATGGCCAACTACCTGG GCTCTTTCTTGACTCCACCCAAACCTTTCATCTCACCTCGATCCAAACTCATTGAGCCATTCCACAACAA GCTTTTTCTGATGAGGATAATAGATATTCCCTACCTCAACATCACAGGACCAGATT TGCAGCCCAAAAGAGACCATGTCCTCCATGTCTCATTCCCAAAAGAATGGAAGACCAGTGACCTCTACCAGCTCTTTAGTGCCTttg GGAATATCCAGGTTTCATGGATTGATGACACATCAGCGTTTGTGTCCCTGAGTCAAACGGACCAGGTACAGATAG CTATGAACACCAGTCGCTATGCAGAGAGCTACAGGATCCAGACGTACGCCGAGTACATCCAGTTAAAGGAGAAGGACAAGGTCAGGCACAGCACCAAATCCTGGGGCGAGGACGGCTGGGTCAAACATCACTATACCTCATCCGCTACCAGTGGTTTTGGATATTCCAG GGGTTTGAGGAAACGCAGCATCAGTCCGGTTCAAGGAGAGCAGGGGATCGGAGAACTTGTTATTACAGACGGCTGGAGTCACTACTCATACCCGGATAGCATGGGCAGCAAGAAGATGAAAACTGATG ATGCAAATACTGACGCTGTCGAGAGCAAGACATCAGAGGGCTGGCTGAAGACGAC AGATGCATCAGATCTAGCAGGGTTGAGTCTCCTCCCTGACGAGGACGAGCAGCAGGACGAGGAGGGAAGTCCTGAGGGCCCAGATCCAGTCAGTGATGCTGAGGGGACGGTCACCTGGCAACAAGCCCCGGCGGCTAATGCGAGGAAaggtcaaaagaaaaagaaggctGAAG CGGCTGAGTCTTCCACTTCGCTGTTTGACGTCCCAGATGTCTGGTAG